The genomic DNA GCGTTCTTCAAATCTGCATCATAGAGAAAGATACACGGGAGTGAGCGAGAACCCCGTTCGCGATCGACATATAAATAGATGGTAGAACTATGTGTATATCGAGTTACAGACGTCGCTATATAGAGAGATATACAGCTACGAATATATATTATATACGCAGATGGActgagagagcgagaggtcGAGACGTGGTTCTCGGTGTGTTGAAGGGTGTTTGGTACGCGTCCAGGATATATCTGAGAGGACATGCTTTGCCTGAGTTGGAACGAGACGAAGTTACAGCGGTCTGTTCAACGCCGCGCAGGATTCGCTTCGCTCTGGGAAGCCGGCAGAGGACGCGACGGAGCTGCCGTTCTTGAGGCACGAGAACAGGCGGGGACCGGAGAAAAGTGAAAGGGATTGGGGTGTTTGATCCTTTGTCAGAAGAGGCACGGGAGCAAAAAAATGGGTTTTTTGGAGCCTTCCGGAGGACGCGCTCGTCTACAATGTTTGTCCGCACGGCCAGAAGTTACCCGGAACGCCAGTCGCGTTTgagatggagaaggcggaaaacagagagtttactggagagaagggcggatGCAAAGTTTCTCCAAAATCGCGTGGACgaagtcgccttctcgccctgtgTCGTCCAGCTTTTTGGAGGCAAGGACTGCGGAATTTCCACGAGTCGACCAGAGCTGGGCACCTTCGCGGACACTCAGAGGTCGCATTCCAGTTCACAACCTCGAGGATTTTCACGTGTCTGTGCGATTTCTGCGTTCGCTATTCGCGAGAGTTACGCCCTTGGCGCGGAAGCGGTCTGGCTGCcaaaacgcgcgagaacaGGGCGCACGAAGTCGGTAGTCCTCTCTAGAAAAGGAGACTGTCAGTCTTTCTTCAATCGCTTGACGCTCCGAGGGCCACAGAAAAAAGTCGAAAAGGTGTAAGCattggagagagaaggagcgtCATGGGGGCTCGCGGGCAAAAACCGTGCGATTTTCGGCGCCGCGCATGTCCTGTGTATGtcgagacagacggcgagacacagaacaTGCGTTTTTGCGAATGCAGAGCCTTTCCTCCGCGGCACGCATCTTGCTCTAaatccttttcctcgcgtgtggccgacgaggaaaaacTTCGTTTTCTACAGCTGCTGCGCGACGGTTTGCTGAGCGTCGCCCGCGCAGTGACCGCGGAGACTTTCCCCGCGCACAGATACGTGTATTCTTGGATGAAGATGCATGTATCTCTGTTTGCATCATCCCGGTCGTGTATTCATCGAGCATTTACGAAATCAGGACGAGTCGTTGTCACCGCGCAAACAGAGATAGGCATATCTAGATGTATACACGGTGCGGGACAAACGCAAGACACTACTAGATGAAGATGTGTACATAAAACGCCAAAAAAGCACAGACGTGTTTGTAtgctttcctccctctctgctggtGAGGCGTGTTCCTGTTACCCCTTCCTTTGTGGCTATTTCTTAGTTAGTTCTACTTCCCAAATTGTGGTTTCGAAGGCGCGGCGTGCGTAGCAGACTCTGCTATGCATCTCGTTCTCCCAGTTTCCTCCGCACgattttctctcgcgctctaCCCTTCGTGTGTCCCAGTTGTTCCTCCTGgggtttttcttctcctcccgcgtcgtctctgctgtcccttTCCCGTTGCattgcctttttctcccgcctttcctcgaaAATGGCCGAAACCCCTTCCGGAACGCCCGGTGTGCGGCCGAAAATCGCAGAGATGAGCGCCGTCGTCCGCGATGACAATCCGTACTCGCGCCTCATGGCTCTGCAAAGGTAAGGGAAAAGCCTCCATCGTGTTCGTTCCAGGCGTTCTTTCCTGCCTTtgccctcttttctgtccccccccccccccccccatcgcgttctccgcttcttctcggtcaCCCAGCGTGTGCGCGATCCCTGCACTTTGCCTGGCTAACAGTCCCGGTTCATCCTTCTCGACTCTTTGCAGGATGGGAGTAGTGGAGGAGTACCGCGCAATCAGAGACAAggccgtcctcgtcgttGGCGTCGGCGGCGTCGGCAGCGTAGCCAGTGACATGCTCGCCCGCTGTGGCGTCGGAAAATTGATTCTGTTCGACTACGACAAAGTCGAACTCGCCAACATGAATaggctcttcttcacccCGAAGCAATGCGGCCAAAGCAAAGTTGAGGTCTGTTCGTCTCAAGTCCAATTCCTACAAAATCCTGCACTATCAAAGAGCGCTGTACACAGATTaattgcatatatatatatatatatatatacatgtattcgtgaatatatatgcatttctGTAactggatatatatatgcatatatgtgcagGTTTGTATTTCTGTGCAATGATTTACGTATGCCGTTGGGTGAAAAGAACAGGATGTGGTTGAAAAAGTCGTTTCCGGCTCTCTGCGTACGTCACATGCAAAAGAAGGATTCCAGTTGGTGGCACGTTTTTGAGACGTCGCGAACGGGCTATTTTATACACATGGATGTCTGAAAATGTCCAACTCAAACAAAATGAGACTGAGGTCTTTCTGGTTGCCTGTATTTTCCAGTGTGTATggttgtctccttttttcgtttttaCCGTTGTCTTTTCTTGCACAAATGACGCGAAGTGAATGTCTCCaacgtttccgtttctccccgcTCGCTgccgggtgtctgtacacctgtTCCCGACCTGTCGCaggccgcgcgcgcgacgctgTTGGAGATCAATCCAGACGTGACTATTGAAGCGCACAACTGTAACATTTGCTCCGACTTTGACCTTTTCTTTGACCGCATCATCAACGGCGGCCTCCCTGTGTCGTCTCgctcggagacaggagaggccgtggagagacgcccgccggtgtcgccttctctcgaaCAGAAGGGCCAGTGCCCCGTCGACTTGGTTCTCAGCTGCGTTGACAACTTCGCCGCCAGAATCACCATCAGCCAGGCGTGCAATGAGGCAGGtgagaaaaaacgcaagATTGAAGTGACGGGGTGATGCGTTTCGAGCTTCTTcacgagacaaaaacgcgccTGCAGCACGCGCCCCAACTCTTGCCATCAActgcgaaaacgcgaaacctCCTCTCTATTCAAAATACGTTTTGACTTCTACCGTTCGTCTTCGAAACGAGTGCCTAGTCAGGGGAGCGAACAGCCCGTGTTCACGGTGCATGGTGGCTCGTCTCCTGTCCGGTCTCTGggggcagagacggaaagccgGGGTGTAGATACACCCCACGTGGAAACAGCCGTCAAGCTGCCCGCACTGTCGCCAGGCACAGCCGGGACTGCGTGGCAAGTCGTTcgctgtttcctgtttttgcGTCGCGATTGTGGTGCGAACTGAGGCGTCCATCGACTCGCATGTTTGGCTGCTTTCCCGTTTCGTCCGTGTGAACAAATCGGGCCCCGGCTCTCCGTCGGTGTGCTGCAGGTGTTCTGTGGATGAACAGCGGCGTCAGCGAGAGCGCGACGAGCGGCCAGATCCAGACGTGCATCCCGG from Neospora caninum Liverpool complete genome, chromosome VIII includes the following:
- a CDS encoding putative thiF family domain-containing protein; this encodes MAETPSGTPGVRPKIAEMSAVVRDDNPYSRLMALQRMGVVEEYRAIRDKAVLVVGVGGVGSVASDMLARCGVGKLILFDYDKVELANMNRLFFTPKQCGQSKVEAARATLLEINPDVTIEAHNCNICSDFDLFFDRIINGGLPVSSRSETGEAVERRPPVSPSLEQKGQCPVDLVLSCVDNFAARITISQACNEAGVLWMNSGVSESATSGQIQTCIPGLLACFQCAPPYVVATSGDEKAIKREGVCAASLPTTMGIVAGLLVQNALKYLLTFGQTTPFLAYNSLDDFFPSFTMQPNPQCADAWCRKRQAEVSEKAIPLSSYFLTSKQQTEAEGGQKADVHEDNPFGISLVDEGSNSTAKRPSSSSASSSSPASAANEASVQQTEKKSVDGVSIHDLMAQMKLLQS